A genomic segment from Falsibacillus albus encodes:
- a CDS encoding DUF2639 domain-containing protein yields the protein MYAGSKGWYVEELKKRGVRWHAERKVELYKKHYLANLLEKYAR from the coding sequence ATGTACGCTGGAAGCAAAGGCTGGTACGTGGAAGAATTGAAAAAACGAGGAGTTCGTTGGCATGCGGAGCGTAAAGTCGAACTCTATAAAAAGCACTATTTAGCTAATTTACTTGAGAAGTATGCTCGCTAA